A stretch of Balaenoptera ricei isolate mBalRic1 chromosome 9, mBalRic1.hap2, whole genome shotgun sequence DNA encodes these proteins:
- the LOC132371414 gene encoding large ribosomal subunit protein uL22-like, translating into MHIRKATKYLKDVTLKKQCVPFRRYNGGVGRCAQAKQWGWTQGRWPKKSAEFLLHLLKNAESNAELKGLDVDSLVIEHTQVNKAPKMQRRTYRAHGRINPYMSSPCHIEMILTEKEQIVPKPEEEVAQKKKISQKKLKKQKLMARE; encoded by the coding sequence ATGCATATCCGAAAAGCCACCAAGTATCTGAAGGATGTCACTTTAAAGAAGCAGTGTGTGCCGTTCCGTCGTTACAATGGTGGAGTTGGTAGGTGTGCCCAGGCCAAACAGTGGGGCTGGACGCAGGGTCGGTGGCCCAAAAAGAGTGCTGAATTTTTACTGCACCTGCTCAAAAATGCAGAGAGTAATGCTGAACTTAAGGGCTTAGATGTAGATTCTCTGGTCATTGAGCATACCCAGGTGAACAAAGCCCCCAAGATGCAGCGCAGGACATACAGAGCTCACGGTCGGATCAACCCATACATGAGCTCTCCCTGCCACATTGAGATGATCcttactgaaaaagaacagattgttcctaaaccagaagaggaggttgcccagaagaaaaagatatcccagaagaaattgaagaaacaaaaacttatggcCCGGgaataa